The following are encoded together in the Candidatus Methylomirabilis oxygeniifera genome:
- a CDS encoding Putative cytosol aminopeptidase (Leucine aminopeptidase) (LAP) (Leucyl aminopeptidase) PepA (Evidence 3 : Function proposed based on presence of conserved amino acid motif, structural feature or limited homology; Product type e : enzyme), translating into MKIELKVQDLLSYEGDALIVNLFEGVQRPDGATGAVDQALGESITAAIRRREFKGKLHERLLLHTSGQLPVTRLLVIGLGKQDELSLERVRSASAEAMRHLRGVGVRTVGSIVHGAGIGGLDAGQAACAVTEGASLGLYRFDKYKKPEENGEKVVQKLTLLERDRAKASAMQGGICRGRILSEAVSFARDLVNEPANTLTPSELAARARRMTSGLGLTVKILERADMKRLGMGALLGVAQGSQEPPKLIEVSYKGRKGKGAGPRLGLVGKGLTFDSGGISIKPSEGMEAMKGDMAGGAVVLAAIKGIAELKLPVDVTAIVPATENLPSGTAQRPGDIVTAMNGKTIEVINTDAEGRLILADALCYACDKGLTHLVDVATLTGACVIALGSVRTGAFTNNPELMGQVKQASEAAGEKIWELPMDHEYGEQIKSDYADMKNIGGRKAGPITGAKLLANFVEKTPWVHLDIAGTAQTEKEYGYQIKGATGAMVRTLIYLAMSFDSSKKK; encoded by the coding sequence GTGAAGATAGAGCTCAAGGTGCAGGATTTGCTGTCCTACGAGGGAGATGCGCTTATTGTGAATCTGTTCGAAGGGGTGCAGCGCCCGGACGGGGCGACCGGGGCGGTGGACCAGGCGCTCGGCGAGTCGATTACCGCCGCCATCCGTCGGCGGGAGTTCAAGGGCAAACTCCACGAGCGACTCCTGCTGCATACTTCCGGGCAGCTTCCGGTGACTCGGCTACTGGTGATTGGACTCGGCAAGCAGGACGAGTTATCTCTTGAGCGGGTGCGCTCAGCCTCGGCAGAGGCAATGCGTCATCTGCGCGGAGTGGGGGTACGGACGGTGGGCTCTATCGTTCATGGCGCCGGTATCGGGGGACTGGATGCCGGCCAGGCGGCATGCGCTGTGACCGAGGGGGCATCATTGGGCCTCTATCGATTTGACAAATATAAAAAGCCGGAGGAGAACGGGGAAAAGGTCGTTCAAAAGCTGACGTTGCTGGAGCGCGACCGAGCCAAGGCGTCTGCAATGCAAGGGGGGATATGTCGTGGCCGGATCCTGTCTGAGGCTGTGAGTTTCGCCCGTGATTTAGTGAATGAGCCGGCGAATACGCTGACCCCTTCGGAACTGGCGGCACGGGCTAGGAGGATGACGAGCGGGTTGGGTCTCACCGTCAAGATACTGGAGCGCGCCGACATGAAGAGGCTCGGCATGGGGGCGTTGTTGGGGGTGGCTCAGGGCAGCCAGGAGCCCCCGAAGCTCATTGAAGTAAGCTATAAGGGGAGGAAAGGGAAAGGGGCCGGTCCACGCCTTGGTCTGGTAGGCAAAGGGCTTACGTTCGACTCCGGAGGAATCTCCATCAAGCCGAGCGAGGGGATGGAGGCGATGAAGGGTGATATGGCCGGCGGAGCGGTGGTCCTCGCAGCGATCAAAGGGATTGCGGAGCTGAAGCTGCCGGTAGATGTGACGGCGATCGTACCCGCGACCGAGAATCTACCGAGCGGGACGGCCCAGCGCCCGGGCGACATCGTCACAGCCATGAACGGAAAGACGATTGAGGTTATCAATACCGACGCCGAAGGACGACTGATCCTGGCCGATGCCCTCTGTTACGCATGCGACAAGGGACTCACGCATCTTGTCGACGTCGCGACATTGACGGGCGCGTGCGTGATCGCGCTCGGCTCGGTCCGGACGGGCGCCTTTACGAATAATCCGGAGCTGATGGGGCAGGTGAAGCAGGCCAGCGAGGCGGCCGGTGAGAAAATCTGGGAACTGCCTATGGATCACGAGTACGGCGAACAGATCAAGAGCGACTACGCCGATATGAAGAATATTGGAGGCAGGAAGGCCGGGCCGATCACAGGTGCGAAGCTCCTGGCCAACTTCGTCGAGAAAACTCCGTGGGTTCACCTGGATATCGCCGGGACCGCGCAAACTGAAAAGGAGTACGGATACCAGATAAAAGGGGCGACGGGGGCTATGGTCCGTACTCTGATCTATCTGGCGATGAGCTTCGATAGCTCGAAGAAGAAATGA
- a CDS encoding putative transport protein, belonging to the Major Facilitator Superfamily, of which narK is a member (Evidence 3 : Function proposed based on presence of conserved amino acid motif, structural feature or limited homology; Product type pt : putative transporter): protein MDRSGKSHLVMLSSPTREAPDRSIDDTIPSFNFFVASLSNFFFFTNLNAFSLLPLYIKTLGGTESQIGWIMGSYSLTAILGQPVAGVLIDRFGRKRFLLVGSALGMLAAIGFAFSTYLDARFVLFRILQGIGYSTFYIANLTLVSEMVPSSRRGEAVGLFGISGLITIALSPAIGEQVIHRAGYPTFFLAAAVAAAACLLTSLAFRNLPSTSRGTISSGFAFLIPSARILPPILLSMVFGLASGAVFVFLPTYAMQTGLSRIGGFYIAYSVAAVGIRLTCGKLSDQWGRQRVILPALLLMASGTLGLVWLISPVGLLLIGTLTGMAHGLLFPALSAYTIDLAESDGRGRALGAFSTAMLLGHALAAFTFGIVAEQFGYRAIYLLASAIAMTTFCVLLCVRNRAQIVR from the coding sequence ATGGATCGATCAGGCAAGAGTCACCTTGTAATGTTGTCGAGCCCGACCCGTGAGGCGCCGGATCGCTCTATTGACGACACGATTCCCAGCTTCAACTTTTTTGTGGCCTCTCTTTCGAATTTTTTCTTTTTCACGAATCTTAATGCCTTCAGTCTGCTTCCCCTGTATATCAAGACGCTTGGGGGAACCGAATCGCAGATCGGTTGGATCATGGGTAGCTACAGTCTGACGGCCATTCTTGGACAGCCCGTAGCCGGGGTCCTTATTGACCGGTTCGGACGCAAACGATTCCTGCTGGTAGGATCGGCATTGGGGATGCTGGCCGCGATCGGCTTTGCGTTCTCGACCTACCTGGATGCGCGATTCGTACTCTTTCGTATCCTGCAGGGCATCGGGTACTCCACCTTCTATATCGCGAATCTGACGCTGGTGTCTGAAATGGTTCCGTCGAGCCGTCGCGGGGAGGCGGTGGGCCTTTTCGGGATCTCCGGACTTATTACGATCGCGCTCTCTCCGGCGATCGGAGAGCAGGTCATCCATCGAGCCGGATATCCAACGTTCTTTTTGGCTGCCGCTGTCGCGGCGGCGGCCTGTCTGCTGACAAGTCTGGCGTTCCGCAATCTCCCATCGACATCCCGAGGCACTATCTCGTCGGGCTTCGCTTTCCTGATTCCATCCGCGCGCATCCTGCCGCCGATTCTCCTCTCGATGGTATTCGGCTTGGCCTCCGGGGCGGTGTTCGTATTTTTGCCGACTTACGCGATGCAGACGGGGTTGTCGCGGATCGGCGGGTTCTACATTGCATACAGCGTAGCGGCCGTCGGTATCCGATTAACCTGCGGTAAGCTGTCTGATCAATGGGGACGTCAGCGCGTGATTCTTCCCGCCCTGCTGCTTATGGCATCCGGCACCCTGGGTCTTGTCTGGCTCATTTCTCCGGTTGGTCTGCTGTTAATCGGAACGCTGACCGGAATGGCGCACGGCTTGCTGTTCCCGGCCCTGAGCGCCTATACAATCGATCTGGCGGAGTCGGATGGGCGCGGACGCGCCTTGGGTGCTTTCAGCACCGCTATGTTGCTGGGTCATGCGCTTGCAGCGTTCACATTCGGGATTGTCGCGGAGCAGTTCGGCTACCGGGCGATCTATCTTCTGGCTTCGGCCATTGCGATGACCACCTTCTGTGTATTATTGTGTGTCCGAAACAGGGCTCAGATAGTGCGATAG
- a CDS encoding conserved protein of unknown function (Evidence 4 : Homologs of previously reported genes of unknown function) has protein sequence MTTTAYVLIEGASDQTANIVKALQKIKGVKSAHAVTGPYDVIACVEATDVGTVGSVVLSKIRTLKGVMRTVTCVAV, from the coding sequence ATGACAACCACGGCGTATGTCCTGATCGAAGGCGCGTCGGATCAGACGGCCAACATCGTAAAAGCGTTACAGAAGATCAAAGGAGTAAAGTCGGCGCATGCCGTCACCGGGCCCTACGACGTCATCGCGTGCGTTGAGGCCACTGATGTCGGCACGGTCGGATCAGTCGTCCTCTCGAAAATTCGCACCTTGAAAGGCGTCATGCGAACCGTGACATGCGTCGCCGTCTAG
- a CDS encoding putative proteasome component (Evidence 3 : Function proposed based on presence of conserved amino acid motif, structural feature or limited homology), producing MAIEKIMGTETELGISAKDPRGFDPVSGSILLINSHRPIAEVKAIWDYTSENPLLDARGFEVSGERERPSQQDNRTINKLLRNGGRLYVDGAHPEYSTPECAAARDVVCYEKAGERIFELCLASANLTLPERQRIVVYKNNSDGKGNSYGHHENYLMERRVPFDRIVQGLAPFLATRQIFAGSGKVGAENGGECCDFQISQRADFFETFIGLDTMAKRPIINTRDEPHADEEKYRRLHVIVGDSNMSEVATYLKVGTTAIVLAMVEDGVITRDLALEDPVRAIKEISHDITCRRRVRLKRGKEFSAVEIQREYLDLALEYYQGRERSPQVADLLEKWQYVLDKLAEDPMTLNRELDWVIKHGLITSYIARKGCSFDDQRVFMLDLQYHDLRRDKGLYFTLERQGYVERIVTDEEILMAMKTPPADTRAYFRGMCLEKYPDEVYGASWSSVLFDTGEAAVKRIPMTDPLRGTQKLASELLDRSDTAAELLENIAV from the coding sequence ATGGCGATCGAAAAGATCATGGGGACCGAGACCGAGTTAGGGATCAGCGCTAAGGATCCCCGCGGGTTCGATCCCGTGTCCGGCTCCATCCTGTTGATTAACAGTCATCGTCCCATCGCTGAGGTGAAGGCGATATGGGATTATACCAGTGAGAACCCGCTCCTCGATGCCCGCGGATTCGAGGTGAGCGGGGAGCGCGAAAGGCCGAGTCAACAGGATAACCGCACCATCAATAAGCTGCTTCGAAACGGGGGCCGCCTCTATGTCGATGGGGCCCATCCCGAATACTCGACGCCGGAGTGCGCGGCCGCCCGGGACGTCGTTTGTTACGAGAAGGCGGGCGAGCGGATCTTCGAGCTGTGCCTGGCCTCAGCCAACCTGACCTTGCCGGAGCGGCAACGGATCGTTGTCTACAAGAATAATAGTGACGGGAAGGGGAACAGCTACGGCCACCATGAAAACTACCTGATGGAACGGCGGGTTCCATTTGACCGGATTGTCCAGGGGCTCGCTCCGTTTCTGGCGACCCGTCAGATCTTTGCGGGCTCGGGGAAGGTCGGGGCCGAAAACGGCGGCGAGTGTTGCGACTTTCAGATCTCTCAACGGGCCGACTTCTTCGAAACTTTTATCGGTCTCGACACCATGGCCAAGCGTCCCATCATCAACACCCGCGATGAGCCCCACGCCGACGAGGAGAAGTACCGCCGCCTGCACGTCATTGTCGGCGACTCCAACATGTCGGAGGTCGCGACCTATCTGAAGGTCGGCACCACCGCCATCGTCCTCGCCATGGTCGAGGACGGCGTCATCACACGCGACCTCGCCCTCGAGGACCCCGTCCGGGCCATCAAGGAGATCTCCCACGACATCACCTGCCGCCGCCGGGTGCGCCTGAAGCGCGGCAAGGAGTTCTCCGCCGTTGAGATTCAGCGGGAGTACCTCGACCTGGCCCTCGAGTACTACCAGGGCCGCGAACGCAGCCCCCAGGTGGCCGACCTTCTCGAGAAGTGGCAGTACGTCCTGGACAAGCTGGCGGAGGACCCGATGACGCTCAACCGCGAGCTCGACTGGGTCATCAAACACGGACTCATCACCTCCTACATCGCCCGCAAGGGTTGCTCCTTCGACGACCAGCGCGTCTTCATGCTGGACCTGCAGTATCATGATCTCCGTCGGGACAAGGGACTCTACTTTACTCTGGAGCGCCAGGGATATGTTGAGCGGATCGTGACTGACGAAGAGATTCTTATGGCCATGAAGACGCCTCCAGCGGATACACGGGCCTACTTCCGCGGAATGTGCCTCGAGAAGTATCCTGACGAGGTCTACGGGGCGAGTTGGAGTTCGGTGCTCTTCGATACCGGCGAGGCCGCGGTGAAACGGATTCCCATGACCGATCCGTTGAGGGGTACGCAGAAATTGGCGAGCGAACTGCTGGATCGCTCCGACACCGCCGCGGAGTTGTTGGAGAATATCGCGGTCTAG
- a CDS encoding putative proteasome A-type and B-type (Evidence 3 : Function proposed based on presence of conserved amino acid motif, structural feature or limited homology), translating into MALPYYVSPEQMMQDKAEYARKGIARGKSIIVLEYADGMMLVAENPSASLNKISEIYDRIAFAGAGRYSEFENLRKAGIRYADLKGFAYDREDVTAKSLANAYSQTIGNIFSEAMKPLEVDILVVEVADGGGLPNEVYRIAFDGSIYDEKGFAAIGGQAEEIRQHLKDKYQTGLDRKAALRLAIQALEAVSSTKIESRSLEVAILERSRTGRKFRRLSQDDLTTILTDTES; encoded by the coding sequence ATGGCGCTTCCGTATTACGTGTCACCAGAGCAGATGATGCAGGATAAGGCGGAGTATGCCCGGAAGGGGATCGCCAGAGGAAAATCGATCATCGTTCTGGAATATGCTGACGGAATGATGCTGGTGGCTGAGAATCCCAGCGCGTCACTCAATAAGATCTCAGAGATTTACGACCGGATCGCCTTTGCCGGCGCCGGGCGGTACAGCGAGTTCGAAAATCTCCGGAAGGCGGGGATTCGGTATGCGGACCTGAAGGGGTTTGCGTATGACCGGGAAGACGTGACGGCCAAGTCGCTCGCCAATGCCTACTCTCAGACCATCGGCAATATTTTCAGCGAGGCGATGAAGCCGCTGGAGGTAGATATTTTAGTGGTAGAAGTGGCCGATGGCGGAGGACTGCCTAATGAGGTATATCGGATTGCCTTTGACGGCAGCATCTACGACGAGAAGGGGTTTGCTGCAATCGGCGGGCAGGCTGAAGAGATCAGGCAGCACCTGAAGGACAAATACCAGACGGGACTTGATCGGAAGGCGGCTCTCAGGCTGGCTATACAGGCGCTGGAAGCCGTGAGCAGTACGAAGATCGAATCGAGAAGCCTGGAGGTGGCGATCCTGGAGCGCAGTCGCACGGGCCGGAAGTTCCGCCGCCTTTCCCAGGATGATCTCACGACAATTCTCACCGATACAGAGTCATAG
- a CDS encoding conserved protein of unknown function (Evidence 4 : Homologs of previously reported genes of unknown function): MGFFSALFESDEKPVDKLIEASKSGDIEKVKRLLAEGADVHVIDKDGVTALMHASENGHTEVMELLLNKGADVNARDKLGWTALMQAAWHGQAKVAELLLNQGADVNAQAVSGATALIRASEKGHAGVVGLLLIRGVDVDAKAGDGATALIRAAWHGHAGVVGLLLNHGADVDARDNNRATALIRAAWHGHAKVAELLLNKGADVSAKDNMNATAWMYASQNKLSKIAELLDRHGAR; this comes from the coding sequence ATGGGTTTCTTTAGCGCATTATTTGAAAGTGATGAGAAGCCTGTTGATAAGCTTATTGAGGCGTCCAAATCCGGAGATATTGAAAAGGTGAAAAGGCTGCTGGCTGAAGGCGCTGACGTGCATGTGATTGATAAAGATGGCGTGACCGCTCTGATGCACGCGTCTGAGAATGGGCATACTGAGGTTATGGAGCTACTGCTCAACAAAGGCGCTGATGTGAACGCCAGAGATAAACTTGGCTGGACGGCCTTGATGCAAGCGGCCTGGCATGGACAAGCCAAGGTGGCAGAGCTGCTGCTCAATCAGGGCGCCGATGTCAATGCGCAGGCCGTGAGTGGCGCGACCGCCTTGATACGCGCGTCCGAGAAAGGACATGCCGGGGTTGTCGGACTGCTGCTCATTCGAGGTGTTGATGTGGACGCAAAGGCGGGAGACGGCGCGACCGCCCTGATACGCGCGGCCTGGCATGGACATGCCGGGGTTGTCGGACTCCTGCTCAATCACGGCGCTGATGTGGATGCGAGAGACAACAACCGTGCGACCGCCCTGATACGCGCGGCCTGGCATGGACATGCCAAGGTGGCGGAGCTGCTGCTCAATAAAGGCGCTGATGTGAGCGCGAAGGATAATATGAATGCGACGGCCTGGATGTATGCCTCCCAGAATAAACTTTCTAAGATTGCTGAACTGCTGGACAGACACGGCGCGCGCTAA
- a CDS encoding conserved protein of unknown function (Evidence 4 : Homologs of previously reported genes of unknown function), translating to MQERILGLESEYGLISSSVGGRVNLSVESALGYLFEKVVSRQRGTNDFLRNGARLYQDTGCHPEYATPECDNPRDVVIHDKAGERIVEELLLSAEQKLHENGIYCDIYIFKNNTDSVGNTYGCHENYLVQRGVNFHKLAEQLIPFFVTRQVFAGAGKVLRTRMGNHYYISQRAQHIYQEISGATTSSRGIINTRDEPHADEEKYRRLHVIVGDSNMSEVATYLKVGTTAIVLAMVEDGVITRDLALEDPVRAIKEISHDITCRRRVRLKRGKEFSAVEIQREYLDLALEYYQGRERSPQVADLLEKWQYVLDKLAEDPMTLNRELDWVIKHGLITSYIARKGCSFDDQRVFMLDLQYHDIKRTRGLYYLMLHGDLIDRVITDDEIETAMTTPPQTTRAKVRSDFIRYANEKNKSYDVGWSYLKLNDRYQRTILCKDPFKPWDPRVDELIGLS from the coding sequence ATGCAGGAGCGTATCCTTGGACTGGAAAGCGAATACGGTCTGATCTCGTCCTCGGTCGGCGGGCGGGTGAACCTGTCGGTCGAAAGCGCACTGGGCTATCTCTTTGAAAAGGTGGTCTCGCGCCAGCGCGGGACCAACGACTTTCTGCGAAATGGCGCGCGCCTCTATCAGGATACCGGTTGTCATCCAGAGTATGCGACCCCCGAGTGCGATAACCCTCGGGACGTGGTCATCCACGACAAGGCGGGCGAGCGGATCGTGGAGGAGTTGCTCCTGAGCGCCGAGCAGAAGCTTCACGAGAATGGCATCTACTGCGACATCTACATCTTCAAGAACAATACGGACTCCGTCGGGAACACGTACGGCTGCCACGAGAACTATCTGGTGCAGCGCGGCGTGAATTTCCACAAGCTGGCAGAGCAGTTGATTCCCTTCTTCGTCACGCGTCAGGTTTTTGCGGGTGCAGGCAAGGTACTTCGGACGAGGATGGGGAATCATTACTATATTTCACAGCGGGCGCAACATATCTACCAGGAGATCTCCGGCGCGACGACCAGCTCGCGCGGCATCATCAACACCCGCGATGAGCCCCACGCCGACGAGGAGAAGTACCGCCGCCTGCACGTCATTGTCGGCGACTCCAACATGTCGGAGGTCGCGACCTATCTGAAGGTCGGCACCACCGCCATCGTCCTCGCCATGGTCGAGGACGGCGTCATCACACGCGACCTCGCCCTCGAGGACCCCGTCCGGGCCATCAAGGAGATCTCCCACGACATCACCTGCCGCCGCCGGGTGCGCCTGAAGCGCGGCAAGGAGTTCTCCGCCGTTGAGATTCAGCGGGAGTACCTCGACCTGGCCCTCGAGTACTACCAGGGCCGCGAACGCAGCCCCCAGGTGGCCGACCTTCTCGAGAAGTGGCAGTACGTCCTGGACAAGCTGGCGGAGGACCCGATGACGCTCAACCGCGAGCTCGACTGGGTCATCAAACACGGACTCATCACCTCCTACATCGCCCGCAAGGGTTGCTCCTTCGACGACCAGCGCGTCTTCATGCTGGACCTGCAGTATCATGACATCAAGCGAACCCGCGGACTGTACTATCTCATGCTGCATGGTGACCTGATCGATCGGGTCATCACGGACGATGAGATCGAGACGGCCATGACGACGCCGCCGCAAACGACGCGGGCCAAAGTACGAAGCGACTTTATCAGGTACGCGAATGAGAAGAATAAGTCGTACGATGTGGGCTGGAGCTACCTGAAGCTGAACGACCGGTATCAGCGAACCATCCTCTGTAAGGATCCGTTCAAACCCTGGGATCCGCGCGTGGATGAGTTGATCGGTCTGTCGTAG
- a CDS encoding Pfs, NACHT and Ankyrin domain protein (fragment), with the protein MGWFSALCEGGGKSGKRLIEASKSGTAETVTRLLTEGVDANAGDQHGWTALMYASWHGRSGIVELLLKHGVDVHAKDHNGWTALMRAAWKGYAGIVELLLKHGADVHAKDHNGWTALMHASWRGHSGAVELLLKHGADVQVRDKDGWTSLMHASGHGRSRAVELLLKHGADVQVRDKDGWTALMRASWNGHAGVVAMLLKHDADPNVKDQSGWTALMRASWRGHSGVVAMLLKHDADPNVKDQKDGTALTHASERGRFRIVALLLQYGADMHVKDYKRQTALMYASLHGHSRVAELLQRHAAS; encoded by the coding sequence ATGGGTTGGTTCAGCGCATTATGTGAGGGCGGCGGGAAATCCGGTAAAAGGCTCATCGAGGCCTCTAAATCAGGAACTGCGGAAACGGTCACGCGCCTGTTGACTGAAGGCGTTGATGCAAATGCGGGTGATCAACATGGCTGGACGGCACTGATGTATGCGTCCTGGCATGGACGTTCCGGAATAGTGGAGCTGCTGCTCAAGCACGGCGTCGACGTACACGCAAAGGATCATAATGGCTGGACAGCCCTGATGCGTGCAGCGTGGAAAGGGTACGCCGGGATTGTAGAGCTGCTGCTCAAGCACGGCGCCGACGTACACGCAAAGGATCATAATGGCTGGACAGCCCTGATGCATGCCTCTTGGAGAGGGCATTCCGGGGCGGTAGAGCTGCTGCTTAAGCACGGCGCCGACGTACAGGTCAGAGATAAAGACGGCTGGACGTCGCTGATGCATGCGTCCGGTCATGGGCGCTCCAGGGCGGTAGAGCTGCTGCTTAAGCACGGCGCCGACGTACAGGTCAGAGATAAAGACGGCTGGACGGCGCTGATGCGTGCATCCTGGAACGGACATGCCGGGGTGGTCGCGATGCTGCTGAAGCATGACGCAGATCCGAACGTGAAGGATCAGAGCGGCTGGACGGCGCTGATGCGTGCGTCCTGGCGAGGACATTCCGGGGTGGTCGCGATGCTGCTGAAGCATGACGCAGATCCGAACGTGAAGGATCAGAAGGATGGGACGGCCCTGACACACGCGTCCGAGAGAGGGCGTTTTAGAATTGTCGCGCTCCTGCTTCAGTACGGCGCCGATATGCACGTGAAGGATTATAAACGTCAGACGGCCCTGATGTACGCGTCTTTGCATGGGCATTCGAGAGTTGCAGAGCTGCTGCAGAGACACGCCGCGTCCTGA
- a CDS encoding putative proteasome A-type and B-type (Evidence 3 : Function proposed based on presence of conserved amino acid motif, structural feature or limited homology), whose amino-acid sequence MHSLFDSIVPGSSFFDLLRQCRSDLLPQMPIKPEGLSQVEIRELMEQPHGTTILAMRFRDGALIAGDRQATEGYQISSRRIEKVYKADQYSAIAIAGVAGPCIEMAKLFEVELTHYEKLEGMSLSLEGKANKLSQMVKANLPMAMQGLVVIPIFVGYDVRSGDGKIFKYDVTGGRYEETDYYATGSGGKDARSTMKKLYRDRMTEDEAIAVGLEALIDAAEEDVGTGGPDFIRGVFPTVKLAAKAGLQDVPEIRVRELCQAIIDRRKLVERGAKGETGVGEVS is encoded by the coding sequence ATGCACTCGTTGTTCGATTCCATAGTTCCAGGTTCGAGTTTTTTTGACCTGCTCCGGCAGTGTCGCTCGGACCTGCTGCCGCAGATGCCGATCAAGCCGGAAGGCCTGTCGCAGGTCGAGATCCGGGAGTTGATGGAGCAACCTCATGGGACCACCATTCTCGCGATGAGGTTCCGAGATGGAGCCCTCATCGCGGGCGATCGGCAGGCGACTGAGGGTTATCAGATCTCGTCACGGCGAATCGAAAAGGTCTACAAGGCGGATCAGTACTCGGCCATCGCTATTGCCGGCGTCGCCGGTCCGTGCATCGAGATGGCCAAGCTGTTTGAAGTGGAGCTGACTCACTACGAGAAGCTGGAAGGAATGTCGCTCTCGTTGGAGGGAAAGGCGAACAAGTTGTCTCAGATGGTCAAGGCCAATCTCCCGATGGCGATGCAGGGATTGGTGGTGATCCCGATCTTTGTCGGCTACGACGTCAGAAGCGGTGACGGTAAGATTTTCAAGTACGATGTCACCGGCGGCAGGTACGAGGAAACGGATTACTACGCGACAGGCTCCGGCGGGAAGGACGCCCGCTCCACGATGAAAAAGCTGTATCGCGATCGTATGACTGAGGACGAGGCGATAGCAGTCGGGCTGGAGGCGCTGATTGACGCGGCGGAGGAGGACGTAGGGACCGGAGGCCCCGACTTTATTCGCGGAGTCTTTCCTACTGTCAAGCTGGCTGCTAAGGCGGGTCTGCAGGATGTGCCGGAGATCCGCGTCAGAGAACTCTGCCAGGCTATTATCGATCGCCGCAAGCTGGTTGAGAGAGGGGCGAAGGGTGAGACCGGGGTGGGTGAGGTGAGCTGA